In a single window of the Candidatus Latescibacterota bacterium genome:
- a CDS encoding FG-GAP repeat protein, which yields MINRLIILMLLATPVRAAEIIVTFLPENPGQRFGADMGWTGDVNGDGVDDFLVIDSYQAGNGYSGRAYVYFGGPQFDEEPDLILQQDASGRLEQALEGPFDFNGDGFGDLAVSSPSYDIDGMANAGAVFIYFGGPELDAVADHVIPGPWRDNYFGELIARAGHFNTEDDYDDIVVKKPGIRGWTTPPTVEVYLGGPSPSLESAWGRQYADYGDDSNGAVAFAGDTNGDGADDLIVGIPWKDGWTGGFAAGEVKILHGGELMWNGGFPYQILFCDQALLGTSADGAFDFNGDGYDDVIATAPYIQESRLILGDADPSSATVLSLIPGENTAGLGDVDGDGFDDLAITDLDGAVWIFLGGAEPDTLPDQVIRAEPSETWMWLDVARAGDFDADGLDDIAVRASWHDEGYVYDSFVRLYRGIGGAVETPLDTPGLPVLSYDGSTPNPFNAHVEICYSLGVESLAHVRLFDARGRLVRTLFDGMQTIGSHAVTWDGRDECGRGLPSGVYFVQVLGQGRAVGGRVTLVK from the coding sequence ATGATCAATCGACTAATAATCTTAATGCTTCTTGCGACACCTGTTCGGGCCGCAGAAATCATCGTTACATTTCTACCGGAGAATCCGGGCCAACGATTCGGCGCAGACATGGGTTGGACGGGCGATGTCAACGGTGACGGTGTCGACGACTTCTTGGTTATCGACTCATATCAGGCAGGCAACGGCTACAGTGGCAGGGCATACGTCTACTTCGGCGGGCCACAATTCGACGAAGAACCTGACCTCATATTGCAGCAGGATGCGAGCGGTCGACTCGAACAAGCTCTTGAGGGACCTTTTGACTTTAACGGTGATGGTTTTGGAGACCTCGCAGTTAGTTCGCCATCTTATGACATCGATGGGATGGCGAATGCCGGTGCGGTCTTTATTTACTTTGGCGGTCCAGAACTAGATGCAGTGGCCGACCACGTTATACCGGGGCCATGGAGAGACAACTATTTCGGAGAACTCATAGCTCGTGCAGGTCATTTCAATACTGAAGACGATTACGATGACATAGTTGTTAAGAAACCGGGAATCAGAGGTTGGACAACACCACCAACAGTAGAAGTCTATCTTGGCGGGCCATCTCCTTCACTGGAAAGTGCTTGGGGACGCCAGTATGCCGACTACGGGGATGACTCTAACGGTGCAGTCGCTTTTGCGGGAGACACGAATGGCGACGGGGCCGACGATCTGATCGTGGGGATTCCGTGGAAAGATGGATGGACCGGTGGGTTTGCGGCTGGCGAAGTCAAAATTCTGCACGGTGGCGAACTGATGTGGAACGGAGGATTTCCTTACCAGATTTTGTTTTGCGACCAGGCGCTTCTGGGCACGTCTGCGGACGGTGCCTTCGATTTCAATGGCGACGGGTACGACGACGTAATTGCCACCGCACCGTATATACAAGAGTCGCGGCTTATCCTGGGTGATGCGGATCCGAGTTCGGCGACCGTACTATCCTTGATTCCGGGCGAAAACACCGCAGGACTTGGAGATGTTGACGGCGATGGTTTCGACGACTTAGCGATTACGGATCTTGACGGTGCCGTCTGGATCTTCCTCGGAGGGGCTGAACCCGATACTTTGCCGGACCAGGTGATCCGTGCAGAGCCAAGCGAAACCTGGATGTGGCTGGATGTGGCCAGAGCCGGAGATTTCGATGCTGACGGACTCGATGATATCGCTGTCCGTGCTTCCTGGCATGACGAAGGATATGTTTATGACAGCTTTGTACGCTTGTACCGGGGAATTGGCGGAGCAGTCGAAACGCCGTTAGATACACCGGGTCTTCCTGTCTTGTCGTACGACGGCTCAACGCCAAATCCATTCAACGCGCACGTAGAAATTTGCTACTCCCTAGGGGTAGAGTCACTTGCGCACGTGAGGCTGTTTGATGCGCGAGGGCGACTCGTGCGAACGCTATTCGACGGCATGCAGACGATAGGATCGCATGCGGTCACATGGGATGGCCGGGACGAGTGCGGAAGGGGTCTGCCTAGCGGTGTGTATTTCGTGCAGGTCCTCGGTCAAGGGCGTGCCGTAGGCGGCCGAGTGACACTGGTCAAGTGA